A segment of the Salmo trutta chromosome 3, fSalTru1.1, whole genome shotgun sequence genome:
ACCTGTTTTGGTATTACCTTGAACTTGGACATCAAATCAGGAATTTGACCTTTTGAACTTTTGTTGGCTGAGTAGGTATTTGTCTTCCTTTCTGGGGGGTTTTCTCAATAAATAAGCCTGTGAATTTTGATGTGCTCAAACATATTTGTTCCGCATTGTGTTGTCATTTTATGCTGCTGCTGTACCCCCCTATAATCCAATCTGCACCACAATATATTTTATTCAGTTGAAGATGCTAAATTCAAAGATGAGACAGACAACAATCCTGCTATATCTGTCAATAGGTTCAAATCTTCTTTACAGTAGGTTTACTTAGAATTGTTTGGATCCAGAAAACACACATATAAATCTAGTcatcagaaaatgtattttaattgttCAAAGACAGGAAGTATATCAGCATTCACCATATTTTGACAATTGAATGCTAGCTATGATGCTAGAACTAATGCATCGCTCAGTCATGACGCAAAATTATTTCAGTCTTCAGCTAACCACTTCTCAGTAAAGTTAGTTGCCTGAGCAACACTTTGAGTATGAGTCTTCTACAGGATATCCTGCTTGGTGGTGTACATATCTGCAGCATAGATCAAGCTTTTGGGAGTAGTGGCACTCCTCTGTTCAAAAAAGATAATACATTAATGATCTTGAAAAAGGGCATGGATTCCTCCAGCTTCCTGTAGTGTTCCAAGCATTCATGATGCACAGGGGATGTGCAGGTACAAATGCATGCCATTTAGACTTAAATCTGCACTCAGCTATGCAGTATAGTTTGGCCACATCTACCCGCCCACACCCCTGCCAAAGACATCTGTTGGAGAAAAAAAACCTGCAGATATAGGTTCCCTTGATCACCCACCTTGTTAAGAGTCACTGCAGCCCCCAGAACTACTGTCACACCAGAGTGTCACACCCAGAGAGACAACTCAACCCAGTTTGACAGTGAGTATATTATGCTTACTGAATGTGAGGACTGGCTTTAGGATGCTTTGCAAAAGTTACTCTTCTGTGCATAGTGTTGTACAGTATCTTGGATCTTCAATATAGTGTCTCTGCAGGCTTCATCCTCTTGCCATTCAAGTtactttcatttattttattttttaacgtAATTTATTTAACGTAATTGCAGTCCTGTAATTAGCAATGAATAAATCAAAACAATTTCAGTGGTCATTTTTGTCATTTTATTTCAGGGATGAATACCACTGGATATCCTGTTCACACCATGGAAGGGTGGGACTTTATCTTTTTTAATTTACAAATAGCTCTATTTGAATATTAATAGTATCATCAATTAATACATTTATCATAATAACTTATAATAATTACATCATTTCTGTAAATAATGTAATGTCATATGTTATGCTGTACAAAATGGGCCATTGATACATGCGCCTGTAATTGAGAAGCTCAAATCATTGGTAATGAATTTCAGGGGGAACACCACAACCATTCCCTTCAGCTCTGTGAGTGTTGAGAATGGGAATTCCTCCAGTTACTCATATGAGAACTCATCCAGTTATGCATATGAGAACTCATCCAGGTACGCATATGAGAACTCATCCAGTTATGCATATGAGAACTCATCCAGGTACGCATATGAGAACTCATCCAGTTATGCATATGGGAAAGTTAAGGTCTAAAATGTCTTGACTTTTAGAAACACACATTTTGAGGAAAGAGTGCAATTGGTGATACAAGATTTCTGCCCCAATCTTCCAATcatgttttaaaaaatgaaatgttGCTCATAGAAATAAAGTACTATTTGCATTTATTCCATTGTACTGTAAATATTGTTGTTGGTGGACCACATTTTGATAATAAGCACAACTTTCAGATTGTGGCTTTAAGAATGTTCATTCTTATCATTGCTGCTTGGTTCATTCTACTCGTCTGATCTTTTACAGCACACATTTTGCAGACGCATTTGAAGTAACCACATACGACTATAGTGACTATGACGATGGCATTTGCGAGTACAAGCCACACGGAGCCAGCTTCCTGCCAGTGCTGTACTCCCTCTTCTTCATCCTGGGGTTTCTGGGGAACGTTCTGGTCTTGTGGGTCATCCTGCTGGGGGTGAAACTATGCAGCATGACCGATGTGTGTCTCCTGAACCTGGCCTTGGCTGACCTGCTCCTGGTCTGCACCTTGCCTTTCCTGGCCCACCACGCTACAGATCAGTGGGTGTTTGGTGACATCATGTGCAAAGTGGTCCTCAGTGCCTACCACATTGGCTTCTACAGTGGCATCTTCTTCATCACACTGATGAGTGTGGACAGGTACCTTGCCATAGTCCATGCTGTGTACGCCATGAGAGCCAGAACACGGAAGTACGGGGCCATAGCTGCTGTCGTGACCTGGCTGGCTGGTTTCCTGGCCTCGTTTCCTGAGGCACTGTTTCTTAAAGTGGAGAAACACAACGAGAAAGAAAATTGTCGCCCTGTCTATGATGGACACGCTTGGGGAATTTTTGGCCTTTTCAAAATGAACACACTTGGTCTGCTAATCCCCCTCGTCATCATGGGGTTCTGCTACACACAGATAGTGAAAAGGCTGCTCAGTTGTCCATCCTCCAAAAAGCAGGCCATCAGACTCATTCTCATTGTGGTTGTGGTGTTTTTCTGCTGCTGGACTCCGTACAACATGACGGCATTTTTCAAGGCCTTGGAGTTAAGTGAGGTCTACTCAAGCTGTGAGAGTAGCAAAGCCATCAGACTCACTCTACAGATCACAGAGGCCATGGCCTACTCCCATAGCTGGCTGAATCCCATCCTCTATGTGTTTGTGGGGCAGAAGTTTAGAAGGCCTCTCATAAGACTGATTAACAAGGCTCCCTGCAGGATGTGTCAGTTCATGAAGAACTACCTGCCCTGGGACTTCAGAGCCTCGAGGACCGGATCTGTCTACTCACAGACCACTAGCATTGATGAGAGGTCTACTGCCGTGTGAACAGAAACTTAACTGTAAAGACAAATACATCTAACATCACATGTACTGTTCATTCCAATACATATGTAAATACCAAATCCAGTTTCAAACGCAATCATCCGAAAATAATAGGCTTTGTTTCAGGTGCATGGCGAAGTCAGGAAATTGTCACTCATCTCAGAGTTTCACACCAGGGGGTTGATTTTTACAGAAATCAACCCAATCAATATAAATTCCACAAACCATTTAATTTCCCTTTGTATAGTATTTTCTCTAGTACAGTATATCTATTTGAAAATCTTTGGCACATTTTGCAAAGTCATCATtttcttttaaaatgtattgtaacTCTGCTAGCACACGTTTACTATGTAAATACAGTGATACTTTTTGATTCTatgtaaataaatgtattacAGTAACTTCATCCCCTGTTGCATGTAGCAAATTATTCAAATTAAAGTACTGTCAAGATAATGTAATCAAGATATACTCAATGACTTAGATATTCCCATGTGTCAGTGCTAGAGAATATGTGAATGATGGTGCCACCACAGACCAATATCTCTTACACCTGTTAGCAATCTCACCACAAAGAGTGAGAGACACCGCTTGTGCCTTACAATGTGTACACAAAATCTAATCCTAATGTGATTCACTGCAGTATTGTAACATATTTTAAATAACATGTTTATATATCATTATAATGGGGATGCAGATGACATTTAGACTTTAACACATTCGTCTGATTTATCTGCTATGATATTTAATACTTAAAACAGCGCTCTGCACAGAAGCACACACCAACCTTAAACCAACCTTTTTTTTCTTGAAGTGAGTCAGTAAATACCTACAGTAAAACAATACAGGGCTGGCTCTAgcattttgggggccctaagcgagatttagTTGGAGGGCCCCAAACCTCGCAACAAAATATTTTAGTGGCCCCCAAAATGTGGAGaccattgtttttgttttaaaaatAATTTTGTGCAATTCTTCACATACTGCCATGGTGTGTGAAGAAAATGTTGTACGTCTTCTGCGATTTTGCCATTGGGCGGAGAGAAAACGTTgcaattttataacacatttcttGAAATTCTACTCACTTTGCCATGGTGAGAGGGAAAAAAGTGAATTTTAAAGCcaatgtcctgcaattctacacattttgtaatgatTTATGCCATGCTAATAtcatatctgagtgagaatgacgAAGAAAACctatgggggccccctggaggtcagagcCCCTGGGCAAGTGCCCTGCATGCCCGgtcggtattcggccatgattactacaagtttagatagctggctagactaactatcCAAAAATTGGTAGCTGACATGTCTAATTGAGTGAttttcagtgactgacataacaagagaaaaactgccgatgcacaaccaaattttaaAATTGAACCTGCTGTATTCTACTATTGTTACTCTCAACATTAAGTTGAGACCAGAGTTCCTAaacctttttttatatataaatatatatactgtatatatacagtgcattcggaaagtattcaggccccttgacttttctacattttgttactttacagcctttgtcacgtcctgaccatggtaagctgttatttttctatggtagagtagatccgtgcgtgacagggggtggttttctatgttttgtatttctatgttcatgttctagttttgtatttctatgttggttttgtttgggatgatctccaattagaggcagctggtcctcgttgtctctaattggagatcatacttaagtagggtttttttccacctggcgttgtgggatcttgtttttgtattgctcaatgaagcctgcagaacgtgacgttcgtgtttctttgtttattgtttttgtatagcgTTCTGAGTTAATAAtgaatatttatcatgagcactcaacacgctgcaccttggtctactccttacgacgatcgtcacagaagatcccaccaccaaaggtcCAAACAGCGTGAtcaggagtggacctgggaggacattttgaatggcaagggatcctggacgtgggaggagatccaggctggatgggatcgcctcccatgggaacggGTGGAAGCAGCGAGAGCGGAATGGCAACGTTACGAGGAACGAGCATGGCAatgacggaagcacgagaggcacccccaaaaaaactttgggggggggggggggggggcacacggggagtttggcagagtcagggtggagacctgagccaactccccgtgcttaccgtggggagctctggctgggtcactcaagaacattgagacttgtcccgaagccactcctgcgttgtcttggttgtgtgcttagagtcattgtcctgttggaaggtgaaccttcaccccaagcTGTGGCAGGTAAGGGAACGATAAGACCGGagcggtctggagcaggttttcatcaaggatctctctgtactttgctccatttatctttccctcgatcctgactagtctcccagtccctgctgctgaaaaacatccccacagcatgatgctgccacgaccatgctttaccgtagggatggttttgTCAGGTTTTGTCCAGACGTAACGCTTTCCGGGGGCCCTAAGCGACTGCTGATGTAGCTTATGCCTGGAACTGGACCTGAAAGGAAGAAATTATTAACTGTCCTTTGGTATACTTAGTTCTATTAGAATAGGCTCACCTACTACAGGGACTGTGGCTACAGTCTAAAACAGCCCAGTGacctaaacacacacagataGCTGTTTACCGCTTCCTGTTGACAGGCCTACATGGGGATATGAAACCACAACTTCACACGTATGACAATATAATTCACAACAAGGTATTTTTTGGGTTGAGCCAGCCAGACGGTTTTGTGTAAGCTGAATATAAAATGAGGGGACTTAGATAATGAAAATAAAGGAACACAAAGCCAGAGGATTGTGCCATGTAAATATTTTTACACAATTTAGCAATAAGCAGTATTACTGAACTTGTTTCAAAAAGAGCTAATTGCAGGCAGAGCTTTTACATTTGTGGGAAGGTCATGCTCTGATACTGCTAATGTAATTACAGATAACCAACAAAGAACCCTAACCAACAAAGGACAAATCTTGCACACATgctattatttttttaaagttacATTTCACTAAAAAGCATCAGATAATGAAGCAATTATGATGGGACTGCACTCAAAAGGATGTCACATAAAGCTGACTTCCTAaaaatagtaacagtaacattttATTGAATCAGGATAGCGTACAAAGATGTTTTGGCTTAACAGACTTCTCCAGTGAGTAGGTAACACATTTCTTTAATCAGGAACAACTTTTGTATATGAGCAactgtaacagttttgcttctgtccctctcctcgcccctacctgggcttgaaccagggaccctctgcacacatcaacaactgacaacctcgaagcatcgttacctattgctccacaaaagccacatcccttgcagagcaagggaaacaactacttcaaggtctcagagtgaggGACGTCAcagattgaaatgctattagcgcgcaccgctaactagctagccatttcacaccggttacactcacccccatTTGATCTCCtacttttccgcagcaaccagtgatccgggtcacggcaccaattgaaacgctactagcgcaccgctaactagctagccatttcacaccggttacacaacCAGTGAGCAGCAGGTGCTTCTAAGGTTGCCAGTCAATTGCCAATCGGTGATGTGGCTTCTCTGGTCTACCTGTATATGTGTTACAATCACAAAGAAATATAAAATGACAGGATATGGGAGCGGGCACAAAGGGCAATTGGAGTTATCAGGTGTGAACCATTCATGAATCAATTGCCTTAGATGTCCGCTCACTTGGGTATATTTATCAATTCCTGAGATATCTTTCCAAAGAACATcaggctacatttacatttacatttaagtcatttagcagacgctcttatccagagcgacttacaaattggtgcattcaccttatgatatccagtggaacaaccactttacaatagtgcatctaaatcttttaaggggggggggttagaaggattactttatcctatcccaggtattccttaaagaggtggggtttcaggtgtctccggaaggtggtgattgactccgctgtcctggcgtcgtgagggagcttgttccaccattggggtgccagagcagcgaacagtttggactgggctgagcgggaaccgtgcttcctcagaggtaggggggccagcaggccagaggtggatgaacgcagtgcccttgtttgggtgtagggcctgatcagagcctgaaggtatggaggtgccgttcccctcacagctccgtaggcaagcaccatggtcttgtagcagatgcgagcttcaactggaagccagtggagagagcggaggagcggggtgacgtgag
Coding sequences within it:
- the LOC115180572 gene encoding C-C chemokine receptor type 5 isoform X1, translated to MNTTGYPVHTMEGGNTTTIPFSSVSVENGNSSSYSYENSSSYAYENSSRYAYENSSSYAYENSSSTHFADAFEVTTYDYSDYDDGICEYKPHGASFLPVLYSLFFILGFLGNVLVLWVILLGVKLCSMTDVCLLNLALADLLLVCTLPFLAHHATDQWVFGDIMCKVVLSAYHIGFYSGIFFITLMSVDRYLAIVHAVYAMRARTRKYGAIAAVVTWLAGFLASFPEALFLKVEKHNEKENCRPVYDGHAWGIFGLFKMNTLGLLIPLVIMGFCYTQIVKRLLSCPSSKKQAIRLILIVVVVFFCCWTPYNMTAFFKALELSEVYSSCESSKAIRLTLQITEAMAYSHSWLNPILYVFVGQKFRRPLIRLINKAPCRMCQFMKNYLPWDFRASRTGSVYSQTTSIDERSTAV
- the LOC115180572 gene encoding C-C chemokine receptor type 5 isoform X2 produces the protein MNTTGYPVHTMEGGNTTTIPFSSVSVENGNSSSYSYENSSSYAYENSSSTHFADAFEVTTYDYSDYDDGICEYKPHGASFLPVLYSLFFILGFLGNVLVLWVILLGVKLCSMTDVCLLNLALADLLLVCTLPFLAHHATDQWVFGDIMCKVVLSAYHIGFYSGIFFITLMSVDRYLAIVHAVYAMRARTRKYGAIAAVVTWLAGFLASFPEALFLKVEKHNEKENCRPVYDGHAWGIFGLFKMNTLGLLIPLVIMGFCYTQIVKRLLSCPSSKKQAIRLILIVVVVFFCCWTPYNMTAFFKALELSEVYSSCESSKAIRLTLQITEAMAYSHSWLNPILYVFVGQKFRRPLIRLINKAPCRMCQFMKNYLPWDFRASRTGSVYSQTTSIDERSTAV